The following coding sequences lie in one Steroidobacter denitrificans genomic window:
- a CDS encoding virulence RhuM family protein — protein sequence MAARKTGKRQQLPILRSSAAEYLTFVAASGGGERSIEMRYENENIWLTQKMMAALYDVTVPAINQHLKRIFADQELTEQAVIKKYLTTATDGKNYTVIHYNLQAIIAVGFKVNNECAVQFRKWAGQIVKDYTIQGWTMDVERLKKGHLFTDEYFDRQLEYIREIRLSERKFYQKVTDLYATAFDYDANAAITRDFFALVQNKLHWAVHRHTAAEIIVARADANKEHMGLTHWEAASQGKIVKSDVAVAKNYLNAQELDYLERIVSLYLDFAELQAMRKIPMSMQDWARRLDGFLEFNGNEILTGSGKISHEQAKLHAETEFEKYRVTQDRLFQSDFDRFLALEEKMKVAKPEKEK from the coding sequence ATGGCCGCCAGGAAAACCGGCAAACGGCAGCAACTCCCGATCCTCCGCTCCTCGGCGGCGGAATACCTGACCTTTGTGGCGGCCAGCGGCGGTGGCGAGCGAAGTATCGAAATGCGTTACGAGAATGAAAACATCTGGCTGACGCAGAAGATGATGGCGGCGCTCTACGACGTGACGGTTCCGGCCATCAATCAGCACCTCAAGCGCATCTTCGCCGACCAGGAACTGACGGAACAGGCAGTTATTAAGAAATACTTAACAACTGCCACCGACGGCAAAAACTACACCGTCATCCACTACAACCTGCAAGCCATCATTGCCGTCGGCTTCAAGGTGAACAACGAATGCGCCGTGCAGTTCCGCAAGTGGGCGGGACAGATCGTCAAGGACTACACCATCCAGGGCTGGACGATGGACGTGGAGCGCCTAAAAAAAGGCCACCTGTTCACCGACGAGTATTTCGACCGTCAGTTGGAATACATTCGTGAGATTCGCCTGTCCGAGCGCAAGTTCTACCAAAAGGTGACGGATCTGTACGCCACCGCGTTCGACTACGACGCCAACGCCGCCATCACTCGCGATTTTTTTGCCCTGGTTCAAAACAAACTTCACTGGGCAGTACACCGCCATACCGCCGCCGAAATCATCGTGGCCCGCGCCGATGCCAACAAAGAACACATGGGCTTGACGCACTGGGAGGCTGCCTCGCAGGGCAAGATCGTCAAGTCCGACGTGGCCGTGGCGAAAAACTACCTGAACGCACAGGAACTGGATTATCTGGAGCGCATCGTCTCCCTCTACCTGGACTTTGCCGAACTGCAGGCCATGCGCAAGATCCCCATGTCCATGCAGGACTGGGCCAGGCGTCTGGACGGCTTTCTGGAATTCAACGGCAACGAGATTCTCACCGGCTCCGGCAAGATTTCGCACGAGCAAGCCAAGCTGCACGCCGAAACCGAGTTCGAGAAATACCGCGTCACTCAGGACAGGCTGTTTCAGAGCGACTTCGATCGCTTTCTGGCGCTGGAAGAGAAGATGAAGGTGGCCAAGCCGGAGAAAGAGAAATGA
- a CDS encoding type I restriction-modification system subunit M, which produces MAKRVKSKKKNNGATLGFEAELFKAADKLRGNMEPSDYKHVALGLIFLKYISDIFEARHAELLAEDPVATEDRDEYLADHIFWVPKEARWSHLKAHAKRPEIGTFIDDAMRAIEKDNESLKGVLPKDYARPALNKVMLGELIDLISGITMGERGDRSKDVLGRVYEYFLSQFAGAEGKRGGEFYTPRSVVRTLVEMLEPFKGRVYDPCCGSGGMFVQSEQFVLKHGGRLGDIAIYGQESNYTTWRLAKMNLAVRGIDSDIRWNNEGSFHKDELRDLKFDYTLANPPFNVSDWGGDRLREDPRWQFGVPPVGNANYAWLQHIFWHLGTHGVAGVVLANGSMSSNQSGEGDIRRAMIEAEAVDCMVALPGQLFYSTQIPACLWILAKDRNNGLVKKTRLRDRRGEVLFIDARHLGVMVERTRRELADEDIRKIAGAYHAWRGEKDAGEYQDVPGFCRSATLDEIRKHGHVLTPGRYVGAKAQEDDGEPFEEKMRRLVATLREQQAEAAKLDAAIAANLKRLGYGG; this is translated from the coding sequence ATGGCCAAACGCGTTAAAAGCAAAAAGAAGAACAACGGCGCCACCCTCGGCTTCGAGGCCGAGCTGTTCAAGGCGGCCGACAAGTTGCGCGGCAACATGGAGCCGTCCGACTACAAGCACGTGGCGCTGGGACTCATCTTTCTCAAGTACATTTCCGACATCTTCGAAGCTCGCCATGCCGAGCTGCTGGCGGAAGACCCGGTAGCAACCGAAGACCGGGACGAATACCTCGCCGACCATATTTTCTGGGTGCCGAAGGAAGCGCGCTGGTCCCATCTCAAGGCCCATGCCAAGCGCCCCGAGATCGGCACGTTCATCGACGACGCTATGCGCGCCATCGAGAAGGACAACGAATCCCTCAAAGGCGTACTGCCCAAGGACTATGCCCGCCCGGCGCTCAACAAGGTGATGCTGGGCGAGCTGATCGACCTGATTTCCGGCATCACCATGGGCGAGCGCGGCGACAGATCGAAGGACGTGCTGGGCCGCGTCTACGAGTATTTCCTGAGCCAGTTCGCTGGCGCGGAAGGCAAGCGCGGCGGCGAGTTCTACACGCCCCGCTCGGTGGTACGCACGCTGGTGGAGATGCTGGAGCCCTTCAAGGGTCGGGTATACGACCCCTGCTGCGGCTCCGGCGGCATGTTCGTGCAGAGCGAACAGTTTGTGTTGAAACACGGCGGCCGGCTCGGCGACATCGCCATCTACGGCCAGGAAAGCAACTACACCACCTGGCGACTGGCCAAGATGAACCTCGCCGTGCGCGGCATCGACTCCGACATCCGCTGGAACAACGAAGGCAGCTTCCACAAGGACGAACTACGCGACCTCAAGTTCGACTACACCCTCGCCAATCCCCCATTCAACGTCTCGGACTGGGGCGGCGACCGGCTGCGCGAAGACCCGCGCTGGCAATTCGGCGTCCCGCCGGTCGGCAACGCCAACTACGCCTGGCTGCAACACATCTTCTGGCACTTAGGCACGCACGGCGTGGCCGGGGTTGTGCTGGCCAATGGCTCGATGAGTTCCAATCAGTCCGGCGAAGGCGACATCCGCCGCGCGATGATCGAGGCGGAAGCCGTGGACTGTATGGTCGCCCTGCCGGGCCAGCTCTTCTACTCCACCCAGATCCCGGCCTGCCTGTGGATTCTGGCCAAGGACCGCAACAACGGGCTGGTGAAGAAAACCCGCTTGCGCGACCGGCGCGGCGAAGTGCTGTTTATTGACGCGCGCCATCTGGGCGTGATGGTCGAACGTACCCGGCGCGAGCTGGCCGATGAGGACATCCGCAAGATCGCCGGCGCCTACCACGCCTGGCGCGGCGAGAAAGACGCTGGCGAGTACCAGGACGTTCCGGGCTTCTGCCGGAGCGCCACGCTCGACGAGATCCGCAAGCACGGTCACGTACTGACGCCGGGGCGCTACGTCGGCGCCAAGGCCCAGGAAGACGACGGCGAACCGTTCGAGGAGAAGATGCGGCGGCTCGTCGCGACCTTGCGCGAGCAGCAGGCCGAGGCAGCAAAGCTGGACGCCGCGATCGCTGCCAACCTGAAACGCCTGGGTTATGGAGGTTGA
- a CDS encoding HVO_A0114 family putative DNA-binding protein, with translation MRTVVGIRSNTSTPLRDSAEFSPTIWFASWRRLAGVLSDENRALLRLMRDRQPRTLQELAELSGRAASNLSRTLRNLEQHGLVRLHRSPDTRAVRPEALATEFLVVLD, from the coding sequence ATGCGAACGGTCGTCGGCATCCGGTCGAACACCTCGACTCCGCTGCGCGATTCCGCGGAGTTCTCTCCGACCATCTGGTTCGCCTCGTGGCGGCGGTTGGCAGGAGTGTTGTCCGATGAGAACCGGGCGCTGCTTCGTCTGATGCGCGACAGGCAGCCACGAACGCTCCAGGAACTGGCCGAACTCTCCGGCCGCGCGGCCAGCAACCTCTCCCGCACCCTACGGAATCTGGAGCAGCACGGACTGGTCAGGCTGCATCGCAGCCCGGATACACGGGCGGTGCGGCCGGAGGCGCTGGCCACAGAGTTCCTGGTAGTGCTGGACTGA
- a CDS encoding phage integrase N-terminal domain-containing protein, whose protein sequence is MDDLTYTLRQLCQRNRDGSHTTQADRQRSLTLAARQLREAGFRQIRASSLKGKHVEVLLQRWQAEGLSAGTLKNRLSHLRWWAEKVGKAGVLPADNTKLGIPERHHIAGKNKAKELDDKLGRITDAHVRMSLRLQAAFGLRREESIKFQPGYADRDDHIALKGSWTKGGRERTVPITSPKQRAALDDARRLAGAGSLIPAHKTYIQQRHIYDGQCKAAGLSNMHGLRHRYAQARYEALTGWKAPAAGGPSRQQLSPGQRVLDAQARTLISQELGHNRMQITSVYCGR, encoded by the coding sequence ATGGATGACCTGACCTACACATTGCGCCAGCTTTGCCAGCGCAACCGCGACGGCAGCCACACCACCCAGGCGGACCGACAACGTTCGCTGACACTGGCAGCGCGCCAACTGCGCGAAGCCGGGTTCCGCCAGATACGCGCCAGCTCGCTCAAAGGCAAGCACGTCGAAGTCCTGCTGCAACGCTGGCAAGCCGAGGGCCTGTCCGCCGGTACGCTGAAGAATCGCCTCTCTCACCTGCGCTGGTGGGCCGAGAAAGTCGGCAAGGCAGGCGTCCTGCCGGCGGACAACACCAAGCTGGGTATTCCCGAGCGTCATCATATTGCCGGCAAGAACAAAGCCAAGGAACTCGACGACAAGCTGGGCCGCATCACCGACGCTCACGTGCGCATGAGTCTGCGCTTGCAGGCAGCCTTCGGCCTGCGCCGAGAGGAATCCATCAAGTTCCAGCCCGGCTACGCGGACCGCGACGACCACATCGCCCTCAAAGGTTCATGGACCAAAGGAGGCCGCGAACGTACCGTGCCGATCACCTCACCAAAGCAGCGTGCCGCCCTCGACGACGCCCGCCGGCTGGCCGGCGCCGGTTCGTTGATCCCGGCCCACAAGACCTACATTCAGCAGCGGCATATCTACGACGGACAGTGCAAGGCCGCTGGTTTGAGCAACATGCACGGCCTGCGACATCGCTATGCACAGGCCCGATATGAGGCACTTACGGGATGGAAAGCACCTGCCGCTGGCGGACCATCCAGACAGCAGCTATCGCCCGGTCAACGTGTCCTGGACGCCCAGGCCCGCACGCTCATCAGTCAGGAACTCGGGCACAACCGCATGCAGATCACGTCCGTCTACTGCGGACGGTGA
- a CDS encoding STY4528 family pathogenicity island replication protein has protein sequence MSQSVPVSPGFFVPQALLLDERLTPLERNAWLAFRSLAGGDGTVVISYESLRGFLPSAPGSQKAALETVARAVLCLRLSTWIALVEYRRNPLTGFSMASRYVARDKPLAFDEACRADDNYLPLLERALGHASATVRQLARSILDVALLDSDALARLPLATQEQIRLLQQKHCDDGPDDSDGPPTRSNAHPFPSPRSTDTDIPKHAPAMAATVRTVENLVSRKVHTYSTDAQPQSEVPALALDAPARFHQLPPDQQRYLTARLGALPPQQRQAVLDEWNVRCGAGYVRNTIAYLYGLIKKALEGTFRLWAARKLVPNSASVKAPVETPRLRQHPPHSRPAFLTDRPVSREVAQKHIEQIRNVLKAPMHISQVIGELTRNGVLSKSPAVLTGSRHGSVSPALRQPAPLTAYHNGVF, from the coding sequence ATGTCGCAGTCCGTCCCTGTATCCCCTGGTTTCTTTGTGCCGCAAGCGTTGCTCCTCGATGAGCGCTTGACTCCCCTGGAACGAAACGCCTGGCTGGCCTTCCGGTCCCTAGCCGGCGGTGATGGCACCGTCGTCATCAGCTACGAGTCGCTGCGTGGTTTCCTGCCGAGCGCACCGGGCAGTCAGAAGGCCGCCCTCGAGACCGTGGCACGGGCCGTCCTGTGCCTGCGCCTTTCCACCTGGATCGCGCTCGTCGAGTATCGCCGCAATCCGTTGACCGGATTCTCCATGGCCAGCCGCTATGTCGCGCGCGACAAACCGCTCGCATTCGACGAGGCATGCCGAGCGGACGACAACTACCTGCCTTTGCTCGAACGTGCCTTGGGTCATGCCAGCGCAACGGTACGTCAGTTGGCGCGTAGCATCCTCGATGTGGCTCTTCTTGATTCTGATGCGCTGGCTCGTTTGCCGCTGGCCACGCAGGAGCAGATCAGGCTCCTTCAGCAAAAGCATTGCGACGATGGTCCGGACGATTCCGACGGTCCTCCGACACGCAGCAACGCGCACCCATTTCCGTCTCCGCGCTCAACCGACACCGACATTCCGAAGCACGCTCCGGCGATGGCTGCAACAGTACGTACTGTAGAAAATCTTGTATCAAGAAAAGTACATACGTACAGTACTGACGCGCAGCCGCAATCCGAAGTGCCGGCACTCGCGCTGGATGCACCAGCGCGTTTCCATCAGCTTCCACCAGATCAGCAGCGCTACCTCACGGCTCGGCTCGGGGCATTGCCCCCGCAACAGCGGCAAGCTGTCCTGGACGAATGGAACGTACGCTGCGGCGCTGGTTACGTGCGCAATACCATCGCCTACCTCTATGGCTTGATCAAGAAGGCGCTGGAAGGCACGTTCCGCCTGTGGGCAGCACGTAAGCTCGTGCCTAATTCAGCCTCCGTCAAGGCACCGGTCGAAACCCCGCGTTTGCGCCAGCATCCGCCCCACTCGCGGCCTGCGTTCTTGACCGATCGGCCAGTGTCCCGCGAAGTGGCACAGAAGCACATCGAGCAGATCAGGAACGTCCTGAAGGCGCCCATGCATATCTCCCAGGTGATCGGCGAACTGACACGCAACGGTGTGTTGTCCAAGTCGCCTGCGGTGCTCACCGGCTCGCGGCATGGCTCAGTTAGCCCTGCACTGCGCCAGCCGGCTCCGCTTACTGCCTACCACAATGGGGTTTTTTGA